One Paracholeplasma morum genomic window, GTAGGGATCATTTTCTTAATTAACTTTGAAAATATCATCCAAAAAACAAAAGAGTATCTAGCTATAAGAGAAACAGATCAAATGTATCGATACGTTTCAACACTCTATCATGACTTGACAAACTATTTGGTTGCAGAAATCATCATTGCCGTTATCCAGTTCATTGAGTATGCGGGATTATTCCTATTAATCGGTATATTCAACCGAGCTTATATGAATTATGCCCTTGTACTAGGGGTTTGTGTCGCTGTATTCTCTTTAATTCCATATTTTGGGGGATATTTATCATCGTTCTTCATGATATTGATTGCATTAAGTTTACCGCATGCGCTTTATACAGCGATACCGCTTGGATTATTTATCATGATATTCCCTAACTTAGATGCGTATGTGATCAACCCACATATTTATAAGAAACAACTACGGCTCAATCCGATATTCTCGATTTCAGCTATGCTTTTAGGACAGGCGTTTTTCGGCGTAATAGGTGTTGTTGTTGCTATTCCATTTATTTTGATTTTGACGATAACTTATAATTTCTACAAAGTTCAAATAAGGGAAAAGTTCAAACAGTTTAAAGAATCACTATAGATTGACAATATACTGTATTTGATGTATGATTTTAATATGAATTGAATCATCTGTTGACTGAAAAGAATGTAAAAGATATTAATTATAGCGAGGATGAATGGTGAAAGCATCTATTAATGGTTTACAGGGACACTTCACGAGGATAGTCTATTTTGAGTGCTAGGGTAACCTAGAACTAAGGTGGTACCGCGCAATTATAGCGTCCTTAGATTAAGGACGCTTTTATTTTTTGGTGATAATATGAGAAATTATAGTCAAATGCCTACAGTAGAATTTAGAAATTTTCAATTAAGGACACTTTTGAAGAAGGATTATCATGATCTATTTTCCTTTGGACAAGATGAAGTGACCACAGAGTTTTTGACTTGGGGCCCACTAAAAAATCTCAAAGAAGCAAAAAACATGATTAAGTATACCTATTATAGAAGGCTTTCACGCAAAGAACCGATAGGTTACGCGATTGTTGATATGACGAGCAATAAGATGGTTGGGACGATTGAGTTTCACTCATTTAATCACAAACAAAATAGTTGTGAAATTGGGTATGTCTTATCTAGGAACTACTGGAACCAAGGCATCATGACAGACGCATTAAAAGAAATGACCAAGATTGGGTTTGAGGTTTTGGACATGGATTTGATTATTATCAAACACATAAAAGAGAACATTGCTAGCCAAAGGGTTATTCTCAAAGCTGGTTATGATAGAAAAGAATTACTGAAAAATAGCTTTTTTCATCCGAAAACACAACGTTTTCACGATGTGTATGTGTATGAAAAAACAAGGAGGACTTATGATAAGTAAAGCTAAAGGCACCTATGATGTTTTGCCAAATGAATCATTTAAATGGGCTCAATTAGAAGATAAAGCCAGAAAGATGCTCACTTTGTTTGGGTATAAAGAAATCAGAACACCAATATTTGAGTATTCTGAAGTTTTTCACCGCGTAAATGAGCAATCTGATATGGTTACCAAAGAAACCTATGATTTTCTCGATAAAGGAAATAGACAACTGACGCTGAGACCAGAAGGCACCGCTGGTGTCATTCGTAGTTTTGTTGAGAACAAAATGCATGTTCAAAACAACCTATGCAAGCTTTATTATATCGGACCAAACTTTAGATATGAACGACCACAAAAAGGACGTTTTAGACAGTTTATGCAGTTCGGGGTTGAAGCCATTGGATCTAACGATTCCGCACTTGATGCAGAAGTTATCGGATTGGCTTATTCCTTTATCAAAGAACTTGGATTAAAAGGTGTTAAAGTTCGCATTAATTCATTAGGAGATAATGAATCAAGACAAAACTTTAAAGAAGCGCTGACTGCGCATTTTATGCCACATAGTGAGACGCTTTGCCAAGACTGTAAGAACCGCCTTGATAAAAATCCACTTAGAATACTTGACTGCAAAATCGATAATGAACATGAAGCTGTTTTAAGTGCACCAACACCACAGGATCATTTAAATGCAGCATCTCGTGAGTATTTTAAATCGGTGCTTTCTTACTTAGATAGCGCGGACATTACCTATGAAATCGCGCCGAAACTAGTTAGAGGATTAGATTATTATACTCACACCGTATTTGAAATAGAAGCCGATATCGAAGGATTCGGAGCTCAAAACGTCTTAGGTGGTGGTGGAAGATACCAATCATTAGTTAAAGAGTTAGGCGGGCCAGATTTACCAGGAATCGGTTTTGCATTTGGAATGGAGCGTCTGTTACTGGCAATGGAAGCTGAATTGCTATCCTTTAGTTCTGAACCTACGCCAGATATCTTCTTGGTTGCAACTAGCCATGAAGCAAGACTAGAAGCCATAAAAATATTGTTTGAAGCCAGAAATAAAGGTTTAATTGCCGATATGGATTATACTGGTACAAACTTTAAATCACAATTCAAAGCAGCTTTGAAATCCAATTCTAAATACATATTTATCATTGGAGAAGATGAGTTAGCTAATCTCACTGTTGCAATCAAAAATACGGAAACACAAGAACAGGAACAAGTGCCAATGAAGATTGCAGTAAGAACAGTTATAAGCGCACTAGGAAAATAACATGAAATACACACATAACAATGGCGAACTTAATAGTTCAAATATCAATGAAACCGTTCGTTTAAAAGGATGGGTTTCAAAAAAAAGAAACCTTGGAGGACTTGTGTTTGTTGACCTAAGAGACCGATTTGGTATCACACAATTAGTCATTCAACCAGAAAACCCTAACTACGAATTGGCTTCCTCATTAAAGAGCGAATATGTCATTGAAGCAACTGGGGTAGTTGTAAAACGTGAGAGTGTCAATAATACAATACCAACTGGAGATATAGAAGTAGTCGTGAATTCATTAACACTGCTTAACGTTGCAGAAACACCACCAATTGGCATTAATAATGAGGATACTTCCCTAGAAGATACAAGACTTAAATATCGTTATTTGGACTTAAGACGTCCTGTAATGCAAAATTACTTAATCAAAAGAAGCCAAATCACTCAAGCGATTAGAGAAGCATTACTTATGGAAGGATTCAATGAATTTGAAACACCTATTTTAGGTAAATCAACCCCAGAAGGTGCCAGAGATTTCTTAGTACCTTCAAGAATCTACCCAGGTGAGTTTTATGCACTTCCACAATCCCCACAAATCTATAAACAGCTCTATATGGTCGCGGGATTTGAAAAATACTTCCAAATCGCACGTTGTTTCCGTGATGAAGACTTAAGAGCAGACAGACAATTAGAGTTCACACAAGTGGATATTGAAACATCATTTTTGTCTGAACAAGAAATTCAAGAAACCATCGAAAGAGTGCTTTTTCATACATTTAAGAAAGTCCTGAATTATGAGATTAAACTTCCTATCGAGAAACTACCTTATTCAGTAGCTATGGATAAATATGGCTCGGATAAGCCTGACTTAAGATTTGGCTTAGAACTGGCTTCCTATAATGATGTTTTTGATCATTATGAGATTCCATTCTTCAAAGAAAAAGTCGTAAGAGGCTTTGTTTCTAAAGCAAATCTTACTCGTAAAGAGCTAGATGAACTTACTTTGTTAGTTAAGAAGAACCACGGTGAAGCACTAGCTTATCTAAAGATTACTGAGGGTAAATTAAGTGGCTCAATAGCTAAATTTATGGACGAAAGTAGCATTTCAAAACTTGGATTGACTGAGGGCGATTTATTATTACTCGTTGTTGGTAAAAACTACTTATCTACCTCAAACGCAGCTGGCGTCTTAAGAAAAGAACTTGGTGAAAGACTTGGTTTAGTAAGTGATACGGATTATCGCTTT contains:
- a CDS encoding AI-2E family transporter, whose translation is MKSKINWKYFNILILLLIIYMVYVLSPLWGNLANKIIWAFLPIMLAFVVAFVFNPIVTWLEKNAKIPRVIAILLIYFSIIALVLFIVFVLVKPYIDDLGNLSVGVVNLLDQIGRLFNIDTTSIQEQSVTVVESMYASIAAFFTATGGGAEQVFNIVLSGIVVVIVGIIFLINFENIIQKTKEYLAIRETDQMYRYVSTLYHDLTNYLVAEIIIAVIQFIEYAGLFLLIGIFNRAYMNYALVLGVCVAVFSLIPYFGGYLSSFFMILIALSLPHALYTAIPLGLFIMIFPNLDAYVINPHIYKKQLRLNPIFSISAMLLGQAFFGVIGVVVAIPFILILTITYNFYKVQIREKFKQFKESL
- the aspS gene encoding aspartate--tRNA ligase; the protein is MKYTHNNGELNSSNINETVRLKGWVSKKRNLGGLVFVDLRDRFGITQLVIQPENPNYELASSLKSEYVIEATGVVVKRESVNNTIPTGDIEVVVNSLTLLNVAETPPIGINNEDTSLEDTRLKYRYLDLRRPVMQNYLIKRSQITQAIREALLMEGFNEFETPILGKSTPEGARDFLVPSRIYPGEFYALPQSPQIYKQLYMVAGFEKYFQIARCFRDEDLRADRQLEFTQVDIETSFLSEQEIQETIERVLFHTFKKVLNYEIKLPIEKLPYSVAMDKYGSDKPDLRFGLELASYNDVFDHYEIPFFKEKVVRGFVSKANLTRKELDELTLLVKKNHGEALAYLKITEGKLSGSIAKFMDESSISKLGLTEGDLLLLVVGKNYLSTSNAAGVLRKELGERLGLVSDTDYRFVWIVDWPLFDENEDGSLTAAHHPFTSPKESDKHLLRTNPKLCMAQAYDIVLNGYELGGGSVRIHESDVQQAMFEAIGLEKSVIEDRFGFLVGALKYGTPPHGGLALGLDRMVMLMTGTKNIKDVIAFPKTQSARDLMMQAPSSVAETQLDELEISFKKHN
- the hisS gene encoding histidine--tRNA ligase, with product MISKAKGTYDVLPNESFKWAQLEDKARKMLTLFGYKEIRTPIFEYSEVFHRVNEQSDMVTKETYDFLDKGNRQLTLRPEGTAGVIRSFVENKMHVQNNLCKLYYIGPNFRYERPQKGRFRQFMQFGVEAIGSNDSALDAEVIGLAYSFIKELGLKGVKVRINSLGDNESRQNFKEALTAHFMPHSETLCQDCKNRLDKNPLRILDCKIDNEHEAVLSAPTPQDHLNAASREYFKSVLSYLDSADITYEIAPKLVRGLDYYTHTVFEIEADIEGFGAQNVLGGGGRYQSLVKELGGPDLPGIGFAFGMERLLLAMEAELLSFSSEPTPDIFLVATSHEARLEAIKILFEARNKGLIADMDYTGTNFKSQFKAALKSNSKYIFIIGEDELANLTVAIKNTETQEQEQVPMKIAVRTVISALGK
- a CDS encoding GNAT family N-acetyltransferase, which codes for MRNYSQMPTVEFRNFQLRTLLKKDYHDLFSFGQDEVTTEFLTWGPLKNLKEAKNMIKYTYYRRLSRKEPIGYAIVDMTSNKMVGTIEFHSFNHKQNSCEIGYVLSRNYWNQGIMTDALKEMTKIGFEVLDMDLIIIKHIKENIASQRVILKAGYDRKELLKNSFFHPKTQRFHDVYVYEKTRRTYDK